In Zingiber officinale cultivar Zhangliang chromosome 3A, Zo_v1.1, whole genome shotgun sequence, the DNA window ATCAAGCTCCGCCTCTGTTGAAAGGGACAAGAAGCTAGCCCACAGGAGGTGAGACAGATGGATATAATTCATTCATCAATTATAAACCTACTAATACTGTCCTTACTGTTCATCTCTTTTTAGAGAGGCAGTGGAGATAATAATAGTATTAGCATGGATGGTGGCAGAGACTGATCAAATGGCCTCAGCCTTGTTCTGGGAACCTTCTGAGGCAGGACTGTGCGTTGGCAGGACAAATTATTGAGTGATAACATGCCACAAAACCAAGTAAATTTACTATGCACTGCCAtggcttctttcttcttccttaatCTACTTTCCTCCTCTTTGATTCTTCCCTTAGATCGCCAAGAATTGTGAGGAAGGTGTGCTTTGTATTAATTTCTGAGCCGGCAGGGGATGGAGTTCACGAATGGAAGGAGGGATAGGTTTTACACGGGCAGTCATGAAGAAGAGCAACAGGTACGGCGGGTAGATCAGGCGCCTCTTTTAAtggtctcttcttcttcttcttcgtcctcCTCCTCCGCTTTGTCGTCGGCGGTTGGGAGGCCTGATTTCCGGGGGGAGAATTGGACGGTGCTGGAGAGGGAGCAGATGTTCGAGAAGGTGGTGACGCCGAGCGACGTCGGGAAACTGAACCGGCTGGTGATCCCAAAGCAGCACGCGGAGAAGTACTTCCCGTTGGACGCGGTGGCGGACGGAGGGAAGGGGCTGCTGCTGAGCTTCGAGGACCAGACGGGGAAGGCGTGGCGGTTCCGCTACTCCTACTGGAACAGCAGCCAGAGCTACGTGATGACCAAGGGCTGGAGCCGCTTCGTCAAGGAGAAGCACCTCGACGCCGGCGACACCGTCTGCTTCAGCCGCAGAGGGGACCGCCTCTTCATCGACTGGAAAAAGCGTTTCATCCGGGACCCCGCGGCGGCAGCTCGGGGAGGCAGAATTAATCTCCCTTTCACCGGATTCTCTTTCGGGCCGGCCCCCGTCGTCGGTCCATGGGGAGCTACTTCTCCCAGCTTCCTAGCGCCTTCCGCGCCCACCCCCGCCTACGGCGCGCAGATTGTCTTCTTCCGGTCACCGCTGACGGCGCCGCCCCCATGCGAGGTACGACCCGGCGATGTGTCGGTCGTCCTCGAGTCGACGACGCCAGCTTCCGTCGGCACCCCGGCCACAGCCAAGCGCGTGAAATTATTTGGGGTGAACCTCTACTGCCCTGAATCGGAAGGCGGCGGCAGCAGCGGCGGCGGCGAGACACAAGCTTCTTCATCGCCAGCGTCGGTGACCAAGGACCAGGAGCAGCAGCATTCATCCTCCTCCTTGAATCTTGATCTATGATTCCAATTCACAGCCTTTCGATTAACAGAATCGAACAAGAAGCCAACccacatcctcctcctcctcctcctcctcctcctcctcctccccctcttcctagttatatatatatatatatatatatataaatatataaatatatatatttatatctcCAGGATCACATATAAATTTGTTTTTGTAATGCCTACCAAGGAAGTTCATCAATTGCTCATCTTTTTTCTTCGCAATGTTAATTTGCCTtcaaaactataaaaaaataatCAGAAAGTCAGAATCTTTATCAATATTTAATTAAGATTTCACTGCCTCTAAATTTCTCTCTCACAGATGGTTCCAAAGAAGTGGACTTGACGGCATTCCTTAAAATCGAGGACATCGAGACAGTTCTGGAGCAAGAAAAGGTCAGATCCAAATCCTTCTCCGTCTAATTTTTATGTTGGGATTTATCCTTCTTTTGTTTTGTCTGGCTAGCTCTTCACCTATCTTTCGTAGCTATAGGTCACTGTAGCATTGTAGCAAGTCTGAGTGATCTTAATCTCACCATATTATTGTATATGCTTCTAATAATATAATTTCTTGAGCAACAATGAACTGACTTCTTGCACCTCATTAAAGACTGGTAGAGTACCTTTAATTTCTTACTGCAATTTGTACTGAGATCATAAACACATCAGAAAGCACTTTTTGagggtgtatatatatatatatttctttgctaGTTCATGACCATAAATATTTTCATACTTGCTAAAAAACCAAAGTCTACTTGGATATTCCTTTCATTGAAACAGTTGTGAACCAAGGTCTAACTTAGTGTTCTTCATTATTTTTTACAATCCAAGGATAAGTTTTTCAAGCTATCTAGTGCTAAATAGCGATCCTGATACAACACGAACATCTTTCTTGAAGAACAGCATATTAAGTCCCtttggatgggtctagtggctagcgcatgaggtattgtcatcatgaggtctggggttcgaatctcagtaaagccgagataaatgtctcctttatgtactagtcactattccaaaggctagtagccgtgatttacctcctccgtgttaaccCTGGGACGGATTGGCAGGGACGTTCGGGGTGAGCGTATTTGCCTTTTACCACCTTGAAGAACAACATATCAAAGTCAGTGAGATCAGTTAGATAGTTTATCTTCATCTCAACTAATCCTTCATGCAAAGTGTAAATGACTGTTTACTCATGAACTTGTCAAAATATAAATCACAATTTCcgtatcatatttatttattttcaacaATTTCCCCTTTTTCAAGATTTCTTGATCTTGATACATTCTCAATAGCAATTTGTGCTAATAAATTTATAAGGGGCCGGAATTTATCTCCAAATGAGCATCAGGTTACAACTTATCCGTGCTGTCTAATGTGTATAATCATCCTTAACATTAGTTCTCTTATTTAGTTGTCACACTTATTTTCCGTCATAATGACAAGATTCAATTGAATCATTTTAAAGTGTCATATTTATGCATTTATACTTTTTATGAAATTCTCTATTTGTAATCTTTAGCTCGAATGAGATTACAATTACATAAATAATGTAATTAACTATATTAGGTTGGCTCCTCTTGCTTTGTTAATCTATCCCTAAAATATTTACGACATGTTTTATCATTCAAGAAGAGCTCAAGTGTCCTAATATTTAGATTGAAAGACACTATTTAGTGATATTGTACTGAACCTTTTAAGGGCCTAGCTGTTTACTAGGTACTTAGGTATGACTAGAGGGCAAAATATTTCACTGTTTGATTTAGAatgaaaaagataataatataatatatttttaaaatgaatagatAAGGAATACTGCAAGGCGTAGTTATTTATATATGATGAGTCTATGAAAATTAGTATCTACACTTATTTTGCAACCAAATATAAAAAGATAATTATTATCTAAGAACTTATATATAGAGAGTGTAACACtaattcttatttttattaaTCAAATATTCTGCATCAAATGCACCATAAGAGCTGTATGTATGAACGGCACATCATCATATAGGTTAGGCTGGTGTGCCTGAACAATCTATAAATAATCATATATGCCATGACAGTAATTGTTGTTCATCTATCTTTTTCAGAAAAGAAATCACATTATTGCATTTGTCTGCAAGAACCTACTTAATGAAATCTGTAGATATAAAGCACACAATAGAAGGATATGGAGCATTAGGAGCAGTGTGAATGAAATAAGCATCTATCTTTTTTTCTACGCAAATTTTCACACCAAGCACTTTCTAGGTTATTTCATGTGATTAATTAATATTGGAGAAAACCTTTGTGGACAGTTGATTTCTGAGCTCtataaaatgatttcaaaaattaatctCAGGAAATTAGAATTTGTATCTGTGTCATTTGAAAGTTCCTTTCCGTATTACAGTAAAAGTATCTACTTGCATTCATAATTGAACTATGCCTTGATTCCTGGAGAATGCAAATATAATCTCGATATATAGTCTATGTCCTTTATAgtcatattattattttaatatcagTTTAAACATGATTGTtatgagataaaaaaaaaagaatcaagtTTCATTACGCTAGATTTACCAAATTAAAGGACACTATGTTTTGTATATATGTGTATCTAAACTGGCTGATGTATATAAGTAGGTCCAATATTTCCTATTCTCTTGTGATCAAGTCTACTTTTTGTTGCCCTCCTATTTTAGCAATCTGACAATGTTAAAGGTTTTTACagtgtattttaatctatttgctCCAACTCATCTGTCAATGAACCAGTTTTCAGTGTATACAAACTGGTTCATGACAATTATCAGAAACCCTTTGCTATCTCCTTGCCATATCATGGATGTGGTGGACTGGAGAACTAGCTTATACTCACTGATGAATGTTGTGTTTCTTTATAAAACAGCAAGACTTAGCTGGGAATGATTGAACTCATGATAGCACATGTATTAGAATTGGTTTGTGTATGGCAACAGTCAACACCGTTAGctggattttttttgtttttgttttttttttctttaagggAAAACAGTTTAGAGAAGGAAGGAGAGCGAGTGGTCCAAGGTTCAGGGTGATGGTGAGATATATTGCAGAGAAGGTACAAAAATGAACACTGTAGCATGCAGACTCCTCCCTATCCCTCAGGAATCCCCATACATAATTTAGTGGTCCTGTCTGCTCCTGCTCTGCTCCCTCAACTTTTATATACATACACAGCATACTAAGCATCGCCCCCTTTATCCTTTTCACCAGCTGCAAGAGACTCAATATGCTTCTGTTGACCTAGCTTTGAGCTTCGTCCATGGGAACAGGGAACATGTTGGTGAGCAGCAGGTATAAATAAATGTCGAAGTTAAGTTGTAATTAACTGACTCGGGAGCAGGAGATTACAACTTAATCAGAGTTTTAGTGAAAATTAGCAGAAGCAATAAAGCATGCCTGCTCTCAACGAGTAACTAATGAAGCAGCTACAGCAGGAGGCAGAGAGCAGCAGAAGCCTCGAGGTGTGTGCCAAACCTATTCACATGCATATACGGATTCTATTTGTTAGTTAATCCTGCGTCTCTAAAATAAAATTTCGATCCATTTACACATAAATCAAAAGTGACAGGCTTTTTATCtgtatggaggagtttaaatatttagTTGGAATCAGATTtagttgtatttatttttttgtagaACTTGTATTTAAGTATATATATCAACATAAATACCAATTCAAAAATCTCATTCCTCGTTATCCCATCTGATAAATCGGGACGAGCTGCAGGTGCACTAAAGCCTCACAGTCCGTGTTGAGATGGATTAGCGGGAGCGTTGGGAATGAGGGAATTGTCTTGTGCCACACTAAAACCTCACAGTAAATTGAAGGGGGGATAAGCAACTATGCACATAAAGAGAATTTCTGGGATGGTTTGCAAGCTTAAGGTGCAGTTCAAACTAAATAAAAGTGGTAAGATGTGGAATTACAAGTGCTAAAATATATACACCATTTTTTTGTAACTCTTATGGATTCACTATTAGCCTCTGTTAACTACTAATAGGGAATTTTACATGTTAACTACTAATAGGGAATTTTACACCACTGATGTTGTAGAATCCCACAAACCCCATGTATCCCGTGGGGCCCCATGTATCCTCTGGGGTCGAAAGTCTTGTTGAGTTTATTGGTGTCTAAATTTAGGTTAGTTGCGATTTAATCAGTTGTATCAAGTTTATAGTTGCAGGACACTTGATAAGAAATGACTAACTTCTAGTGGATTTAGGCATCTAAAGTCCTGGTTGTGAAACGACCATGAACTAAGTCTTGGTTGGGATTAAGTAAATAAATTCTTAACTAGATGTTAGGTGAATCAAGTCTAAGTGATTAAGAATTGGTAGACAAATTCCTAATTGGAAGCTAGGTGGTAAAGCTTGCCAGACAAATTCCTAGCTAGAAGataggtgaatcaagtccaagtgtGGAATCAACTGAAGATTGATTGCTTGACACAAGTCCAAGTGTATGGAATGAGCTTGATTGTTTTGCAAAATCGAACTAGACGGGTTAATCTAGTCAAGTACAAGTAACTTTACACTTTATATCATACTCATTACGTGTAACAACTGCAGGGAAGTATATTGTCAGTTCCAAACAACCGAGTGGAGTTCGGGAGCAACTAGCTGGTGTTAACTCTCGACAAAAGGGTTTTGGAAGCAACTTCTAGGCGACCATGAGATAGCGTTATCAGGAATCTGAGCAAGGCAGTCAAGATGAAGTTTGACCTTGACCAGGAGACCGTAGAGTGTATGAGAGACCAGAGAGTTTCGTTAACTTTAGCTTATAGATAGAAGTTGTGGCTATGTCAACACCTATACAAGTGACCGAGAAGGCTTCAAGGGACCGGGAGAGTCCTATATAAGAAGTTTTGAGGTAGAGCTTGGAAGCATCCCATCTACAAACAATTCACTTTTGTTCTCATGCTTTGAGGGCTCTTTTACCTTCTGTGCTACGACACATTGTGACTTGCACTTCATTTCCTTTCGGTAACAACTAAAGTAACTGTTGGTGTaagttgcactaataatcaaactcatatTTTGATATATAACAAAGGTTAAAATTAGATTATGTTGCGATTTAATCCTTTTACTAAGTGTACAAGATATAAACTTGATGGATTTAGAGGACCGAAACATTAggctgaagtccagctaggttgatagctggcatgaagtccagactggtTGAGATCTGGTAGGAGGAAGACCAGTTAGGTTGACAACTGgctgaagtccagattggttgagatgtgacaggaagtcctagtgggtcaagGAGCCTGACATCAAGGAAGCTTGTGATtgataagtggaggtaagcaactggagaagagATCTAGCAAGTACACATTCCCAGTTGAGGGAACAGGAGGCGTTAGCCTGACCTAGAATTTCAGTGAAACTTAAAGTCAGGACCAGATAGTCCGGAGATTGTCAAATATTTAATTACTACTCTTCTtttcatattatatattattGCTTGTTATGCTAACCTTGTGATGCAAGAAAATCATGTGACTGAAAAAGAGGGCTCCAAGTGCCCGAACACAGTCTAGACGCTCGGAGGTGGACTCCTGGAGGTGGTCTAGGTATCTGGCCAAGGAGGGCGAAACAACGAGTGACTGGATGAGGTGGTGCACGCTGATTGGCCAACCTATGTCACAGTCTAAGTGCTCGACAGGTCCGAGAGCCCAGAGAAGGATAAACTTTTAGAGATAGAGTTTTGTCGAGGAACCGTCACATCAGCAATTCAGGTACCTAGGGTGGTCCAGGCACCCTGAATTTGCTATAAAAGAAGCTTCAAACAGTAACCTCAGAACATCATTTACTATAATTATCGTTCTTGCACATTGCTCTGAGAAGGCTCTGACGATACTGAAAGGCTACTCTAACAATCTACGATAAAGCTTCAATTTCTTATTGTTGTCGGCATACTTTTACATACTCGCATTGTATTTAAACTCTATAATTTCTTCGATCTTATAGTGATTGTACAATGAAAGTACTCatcgagtgcgggccttggagtaggagttgtcgaaggcttGGAGCCAAGTAAAAAGACTTGTGTTAAtgattgttcttcttttctttgtttattttCTGCTGCATATTCTCATGATTCTAGAAAAAACAACGAATACTATTCATCCCCCTTCTAAcatctttttgatcctacagtatcattttcctttgttttagtattgtcttaaTCTATTTTATTGTGCTtaacttttaaattctttttctataagttttctccacctaggtgAAATAAGAAATAAGAATCAATTTCTAAATTGTTGTGTGTCTATACTTTTAATTTGATTGATCAACTTGCATACTTAAACTGCTAGCTAAATCTATCGCATGTTATTATTGCCTTTCCCTTGATTAATTAGTCCCCTTGATTAAttaatctaagtttaatttattttcgtTGTTCTTACTCTAGTTAATTCAACTACTTTTAATTACTATCTgttcatttttaaaattcatatcactattcacctcctctagtgTCCATTTCTAACCtacaatttggtatcagagcggattgAACCGATAGAAACTAAGAAAACTTAGATAGTGCATATGTAGGTTGCGTTTTCCTACAAGGTGCTTCTAGTGAAGTGGAACTAACAAAAGTTATTTCAACTCACTctaaaccagttagaccaagacattgtatt includes these proteins:
- the LOC122052918 gene encoding B3 domain-containing protein Os02g0683500-like isoform X1 yields the protein MPQNQGMEFTNGRRDRFYTGSHEEEQQVRRVDQAPLLMVSSSSSSSSSSALSSAVGRPDFRGENWTVLEREQMFEKVVTPSDVGKLNRLVIPKQHAEKYFPLDAVADGGKGLLLSFEDQTGKAWRFRYSYWNSSQSYVMTKGWSRFVKEKHLDAGDTVCFSRRGDRLFIDWKKRFIRDPAAAARGGRINLPFTGFSFGPAPVVGPWGATSPSFLAPSAPTPAYGAQIVFFRSPLTAPPPCEVRPGDVSVVLESTTPASVGTPATAKRVKLFGVNLYCPESEGGGSSGGGETQASSSPASVTKDQEQQHSSSSLNLDL
- the LOC122052918 gene encoding B3 domain-containing protein Os02g0683500-like isoform X2, coding for MEFTNGRRDRFYTGSHEEEQQVRRVDQAPLLMVSSSSSSSSSSALSSAVGRPDFRGENWTVLEREQMFEKVVTPSDVGKLNRLVIPKQHAEKYFPLDAVADGGKGLLLSFEDQTGKAWRFRYSYWNSSQSYVMTKGWSRFVKEKHLDAGDTVCFSRRGDRLFIDWKKRFIRDPAAAARGGRINLPFTGFSFGPAPVVGPWGATSPSFLAPSAPTPAYGAQIVFFRSPLTAPPPCEVRPGDVSVVLESTTPASVGTPATAKRVKLFGVNLYCPESEGGGSSGGGETQASSSPASVTKDQEQQHSSSSLNLDL